Proteins encoded by one window of Akkermansia muciniphila ATCC BAA-835:
- a CDS encoding PEP-CTERM sorting domain-containing protein, giving the protein MKKNLFIAAILCGSCISANAASMVTEWTGNAGPTEGNTYELGNADNWSNGVPARGNNQGPDVIFNNTGTITLSGSMVDTSDGGSITVTGNSNVTVGGTRWTGNVTIGAGSALSLSQVDFKSSDIILDGTFNLGVCGIDGGGNGARLVFGINGIMNVNQQIWGASSFSVSGMLATISTDLAAGEFQFVTRTLITSSGFNGGSISLGDFTAEDGGALTKASGIMEGNAADYQGQYYLYTEDGNVKVQYVVAGAVPEPATATLSLLGLASLMLRRRRA; this is encoded by the coding sequence ATGAAAAAAAACTTATTTATTGCTGCAATCCTCTGCGGATCATGCATCTCCGCTAATGCCGCCAGCATGGTCACGGAATGGACCGGCAATGCCGGCCCTACGGAAGGCAACACCTATGAACTGGGCAATGCAGACAACTGGAGCAACGGTGTACCCGCCCGCGGCAACAACCAGGGACCGGATGTAATTTTTAATAACACCGGAACCATCACCCTCAGCGGCTCCATGGTGGACACATCCGATGGCGGCAGCATTACTGTCACAGGCAACAGCAATGTTACGGTGGGGGGAACCCGCTGGACGGGAAATGTCACCATTGGAGCAGGTTCCGCTCTTTCCCTCTCACAAGTGGACTTTAAAAGCAGTGACATCATCCTGGACGGCACCTTCAACCTTGGCGTTTGCGGCATTGATGGAGGCGGCAATGGAGCCCGGCTTGTTTTCGGAATAAACGGGATCATGAACGTTAATCAGCAAATCTGGGGAGCATCCAGCTTCTCCGTTTCCGGGATGCTGGCCACCATATCCACGGATCTGGCTGCTGGAGAATTCCAATTTGTTACCCGTACGCTGATTACCTCATCCGGCTTCAATGGCGGTTCCATTTCCCTGGGAGACTTCACCGCTGAAGACGGCGGAGCGCTGACCAAGGCATCCGGCATCATGGAAGGGAACGCCGCGGACTACCAGGGCCAGTACTATCTCTACACGGAAGACGGGAATGTCAAAGTGCAGTACGTTGTGGCGGGAGCTGTGCCGGAACCTGCTACGGCCACCCTCAGCCTGCTGGGGCTGGCTTCCCTGATGCTGCGCCGCAGGCGCGCCTGA
- a CDS encoding methyltransferase family protein, with product MQAHAKSLNERFRTLISLIFGLAIGCSLLFGESRWETSPLIEESLMLLACFMAGIGAFGRIWCSLYIAGYKNNVLVTDGPYSMCRNPLYFFSFVGGIGVSCATETFTIPLLTALAFGIYYPSVIRKEQERLLTLFGDAYRNYCRNVPTFIPSLSRLKPPPAAYSVNPATFTHNIVDALWFIWFIGIFEFISGLHEAGMLPVWFLIP from the coding sequence ATGCAAGCCCACGCAAAATCACTCAACGAACGTTTCCGCACCCTCATCTCCCTGATTTTCGGTCTGGCTATCGGCTGTTCCCTGCTCTTCGGGGAATCCCGCTGGGAAACGTCTCCTCTCATTGAAGAAAGCCTCATGCTCCTGGCCTGCTTCATGGCCGGCATAGGCGCCTTCGGGCGCATCTGGTGCTCCCTCTACATTGCAGGTTATAAAAACAACGTCCTGGTTACTGACGGGCCATACTCCATGTGCCGCAACCCGCTCTATTTCTTCAGCTTCGTTGGCGGCATAGGCGTATCCTGCGCTACGGAGACCTTCACCATCCCCCTGCTTACGGCGCTGGCGTTCGGAATCTACTACCCGTCCGTCATCAGAAAGGAACAGGAAAGGCTCCTCACCCTTTTCGGAGACGCCTACCGGAACTATTGCAGGAACGTTCCCACCTTCATTCCCTCCCTCTCACGGCTCAAACCGCCGCCGGCCGCCTACTCCGTCAATCCCGCCACGTTCACGCACAACATTGTGGATGCGCTGTGGTTCATCTGGTTCATCGGCATCTTTGAATTCATCAGCGGACTTCATGAAGCCGGAATGCTCCCCGTATGGTTCCTCATTCCGTAA
- a CDS encoding competence/damage-inducible protein A, with protein MKQIRVELINTGTEILLGSIVNTNAAWLGNRLFEAGFRVGRVTVVPDGYAINEAMRESARRADIVIVSGGLGPTSDDVTREALCDVCGVDMHRDEHVAEWLKSYFERRGIPIAECNFKQAMVPDGAAVLENSNGTAPGLVMPASGSLPMFILLPGPPAELKPMVEHSVMPLLEDLADEDIPHLRVFRLVGIGESDLQELVDGSLHQVEGLEVAYCARVGEVDVRLVGSEVALKQGEARLRILAGAYVLAPAGASLEKAVVCHLAQQDLKAATAESCTGGLIAKRITDVPGASGVFEFGWVTYADRAKTEMLGVPENVLKRYGAVSEPVVKAMAEGALERSGADVAVAVSGIAGPGGGTPEKPVGTVWLAWAFRGGETRTEMMLYPRDRSSFRKMVSQRALAGLLDARRKEPVTE; from the coding sequence ATGAAACAGATCAGGGTTGAATTGATCAACACCGGGACGGAAATTTTGCTGGGGAGTATTGTGAATACAAATGCCGCATGGCTGGGCAACAGATTATTTGAGGCCGGGTTCCGTGTGGGGAGGGTAACCGTCGTGCCCGACGGTTACGCTATTAACGAGGCCATGAGGGAGAGCGCCCGGCGCGCAGATATCGTGATTGTAAGCGGGGGACTGGGGCCGACGAGTGATGATGTGACCCGGGAAGCCCTGTGCGACGTGTGCGGCGTGGACATGCACCGTGACGAGCATGTGGCTGAGTGGCTGAAGAGTTATTTTGAACGGAGGGGGATTCCCATTGCGGAGTGTAATTTCAAGCAGGCCATGGTTCCGGATGGCGCCGCGGTGCTGGAGAATTCCAATGGGACGGCGCCCGGACTGGTGATGCCTGCCAGCGGTTCCCTTCCCATGTTCATCCTGCTGCCGGGGCCGCCGGCGGAGTTGAAGCCGATGGTGGAACATTCCGTGATGCCGCTTCTGGAAGATTTGGCGGATGAGGATATTCCTCATTTGCGCGTGTTCCGCCTGGTAGGGATAGGGGAGAGCGATCTCCAGGAGCTGGTGGATGGTTCCCTGCACCAGGTGGAGGGGCTGGAGGTGGCGTATTGCGCGCGCGTCGGGGAAGTGGACGTGCGCCTGGTGGGCAGTGAGGTGGCCCTGAAACAGGGAGAAGCCCGTTTGCGCATTCTGGCCGGGGCGTATGTGCTCGCTCCTGCCGGGGCATCCCTGGAGAAAGCGGTTGTGTGCCATTTGGCGCAGCAGGATCTGAAGGCGGCGACGGCGGAGAGCTGCACCGGCGGCCTGATTGCCAAGAGGATTACGGATGTTCCGGGGGCCTCCGGGGTTTTTGAATTCGGATGGGTTACTTATGCCGACCGGGCAAAGACGGAGATGCTGGGCGTTCCGGAGAATGTTCTGAAGCGTTACGGAGCAGTCAGCGAACCCGTGGTTAAAGCGATGGCGGAAGGAGCTCTGGAACGCTCCGGAGCCGATGTTGCTGTTGCCGTCAGCGGTATTGCGGGGCCCGGAGGCGGTACGCCGGAAAAGCCTGTGGGGACCGTATGGCTTGCCTGGGCTTTCCGGGGGGGGGAGACGCGGACGGAGATGATGCTTTATCCGCGGGACCGCTCATCTTTCCGTAAGATGGTTTCCCAACGGGCGCTTGCGGGGCTTCTGGATGCCAGGAGAAAAGAGCCTGTTACGGAATGA